The genomic region CGGGCGGGTCGTCAAGGGCGTGGAGTTCGTGGACCTGCGCGACGCCGGCGACCCTGTCGAGCTGGCCGCCCGCTACGATGCCGAGGGCGCCGACGAACTCGTCTTCCTGGACATCACCGCTTCCTCCGACGCCCGCGAGGTGATGCTGGAGGTGGCCCGCCGCACTGCCGAGGAGGTCTTCATCCCCTTCACCGTGGGCGGAGGGATCCGCAGCACCGACGACGCCCGGCGCCTGCTGCGCGCCGGCGCCGACAAGGTCTCGGTGAACACCGCGGCGGTGGCCCGGCCGGCGCTGGTGGCCGAGATCGCCGAGGAGTTCGGCAGCCAGTGCGTGGTGGTGGCCATCGACGCCCGGCTGCGTCCCTCCGGCGGTTTCGAGGTGGTCACGCACGGGGGTCGGCGCCCGACCGAGCTCGA from bacterium harbors:
- the hisF gene encoding imidazole glycerol phosphate synthase subunit HisF; the encoded protein is MVNPIVVRIIPCLDVDAGRVVKGVEFVDLRDAGDPVELAARYDAEGADELVFLDITASSDAREVMLEVARRTAEEVFIPFTVGGGIRSTDDARRLLRAGADKVSVNTAAVARPALVAEIAEEFGSQCVVVAIDARLRPSGGFEVVTHGGRRPTELDAVEWAARAERLGAGEILLTSMDRDGTKEGFDLPLTRAVSDAVNVPVIASGGVGTLDHLAEGVAAGADAVLAASIFHFGEHSIAEAKEALAAAGVRVRPASGAGAS